A region of Mesorhizobium sp. M3A.F.Ca.ET.080.04.2.1 DNA encodes the following proteins:
- a CDS encoding YggS family pyridoxal phosphate-dependent enzyme: protein MTSVVEQLLAVKARIANAEREAKREPGAVTLVAVSKTFAAEDIRPVIDAGQRVFGENRVQEAQAKWPALRDAFPDIELHLIGPLQSNKAREAVALFDVIETVDREKIAAELAKEIARQDRAPRLYVQVNTGSEPQKAGIEPREAVRFVERCRDVHGLAVEGLMCIPPAEENPGPHFALLERLAREAGVEKLSMGMSGDYEIAIAFGATSVRVGSAIFGSR from the coding sequence ATGACGAGCGTCGTCGAACAGCTTCTCGCGGTCAAGGCAAGGATCGCAAATGCCGAGCGCGAGGCAAAACGCGAGCCCGGCGCCGTGACGCTCGTCGCGGTGTCCAAGACCTTCGCGGCCGAAGACATTCGCCCAGTGATCGACGCCGGCCAGCGCGTCTTCGGCGAGAACCGCGTGCAGGAGGCGCAGGCCAAATGGCCGGCTCTTAGGGACGCTTTTCCCGACATCGAGCTGCATCTCATTGGCCCGCTGCAGTCCAACAAGGCCAGGGAAGCGGTCGCCCTCTTCGACGTCATCGAGACGGTCGATCGCGAGAAGATCGCCGCCGAACTCGCCAAGGAGATCGCCAGGCAGGACCGGGCGCCAAGACTCTACGTTCAGGTCAACACCGGCTCGGAGCCGCAAAAGGCAGGGATCGAGCCGCGCGAGGCGGTTCGTTTCGTCGAGCGCTGCCGCGACGTCCATGGGCTTGCCGTGGAAGGGCTGATGTGCATTCCGCCGGCCGAAGAGAACCCGGGACCGCATTTCGCGCTGCTGGAAAGGCTCGCCCGCGAGGCCGGCGTGGAAAAACTGTCGATGGGCATGTCCGGCGATTACGAGATTGCGATCGCCTTCGGCGCGACCAGCGTCAGGGTCGGCTCGGCGATCTTCGGCAGCCGGTGA
- a CDS encoding F0F1 ATP synthase subunit delta, with product MAQSSSPISAVAERYASSLFELALQENSVAKVEADLNGFEAMLNASADLARLINSPVFSSEDQAKAIGAIIGKAQITGLVGNFLRVVARNRRLFAVPGMIKAFRRIAADHRGEASAEVTSAHALTEAQQTELKATLKGIAGKDVAIAMTVDPSLLGGLIVKMGSRQIDTSLKTKLNSLKLALKEVG from the coding sequence GTGGCCCAATCGTCATCGCCTATCTCCGCTGTCGCAGAACGCTATGCAAGCTCGCTGTTCGAGCTTGCGCTGCAGGAAAATTCCGTCGCCAAGGTCGAGGCCGACCTCAATGGTTTCGAGGCGATGCTCAACGCCAGCGCCGACCTTGCCCGTCTGATCAACAGCCCGGTGTTTTCCAGCGAGGACCAGGCTAAGGCGATCGGCGCAATCATCGGCAAGGCGCAGATCACCGGCCTCGTCGGCAATTTCCTGCGTGTGGTTGCCCGCAACCGCCGGCTGTTCGCCGTGCCTGGCATGATCAAGGCGTTCCGCCGGATCGCCGCCGACCACCGCGGCGAGGCGTCGGCCGAGGTCACCTCGGCGCATGCGCTGACGGAAGCGCAGCAGACAGAGCTCAAGGCGACGCTGAAGGGCATCGCCGGCAAGGACGTGGCCATCGCCATGACCGTCGATCCGTCGCTGCTCGGCGGCCTGATCGTCAAGATGGGCTCGCGCCAGATCGATACGTCGCTCAAAACCAAACTCAATTCGCTCAAGCTTGCACTGAAAGAGGTCGGCTGA
- the leuS gene encoding leucine--tRNA ligase, translating to MATERYNPRTSEPKWQKAWAEKKLFEARNDDPKPKYYVLEMFPYPSGKIHIGHTRNYTMGDVVARYKRAKGFNVLHPMGWDAFGMPAENAAMQNKVHPKDWTYENIAVMREQLKVMGLSLDWAREFATCDVDYYHRQQMLFLDFVEKGLVTRKSSKVNWDPEDMTVLANEQVIDGRGWRSGALVEQRELTQWFFKITDYAQDLLDSLEGLNEWPEKVKLMQHNWIGRSEGLLIRWPLAASVAGEHELEVYTTRPDTIFGASFMAIAADHPLARKAAENNVELAKFIDEVRHMGTSVAALETAEKKGFDTGIRVVHPFDENWTLPVYVANFVLMEYGTGAIFGCPSGDQRDLDFANKYGLPVIPVVMPEDGDPKTFQIIDEAYVDDGVMINSRFLDGMKPQRAFDEIAKLLEQKTIGNRPMAERKVNFRLRDWGISRQRYWGCPIPMIHCEDCGVVPVPKADLPVKLPDDIEFDRPGNPLDRHPTWRHVKCPQCGKDARRETDTMDTFVDSSWYFARFTAPWANEPTEPKAADEWLAVDQYIGGIEHAILHLLYSRFFTRAMRETGHLNLAEPFKGLFTQGMVVHETYRVGSSSNGRWLSPGEVRIEDADGKRRAIEIATGDEVTIGALEKMSKSKKNTVSPEEITDGYGADTARWFMLSDSPPERDVEWTDEGAAGAHRFVQRVWRLVSIAADSLADAKPAAAKEGEAGAVSKAAHKILKAIGEDIEKLGFNRAIARTYELANALTTPLNDVAEGKADATLKAACREAVEILVHVIAPVMPHLAEECWETLGGTELVAERPWPTFDPALVVDNEIVLPVQVNGKKRGDLTIARDADQGAVEKAVLALDFVQKALEGKAPRKVIIVPQRIVNVVA from the coding sequence ATGGCAACCGAACGATATAATCCGCGCACGTCAGAGCCCAAATGGCAGAAGGCCTGGGCCGAAAAGAAGCTGTTCGAGGCCAGGAACGACGATCCGAAGCCGAAATACTACGTGCTCGAGATGTTCCCCTATCCGTCGGGCAAGATCCATATCGGCCACACCCGCAATTACACGATGGGCGATGTGGTGGCGCGCTACAAGCGGGCCAAGGGCTTCAACGTGCTGCATCCGATGGGTTGGGACGCCTTCGGCATGCCGGCCGAGAACGCGGCGATGCAGAACAAGGTCCATCCCAAGGACTGGACCTATGAGAACATCGCGGTCATGCGCGAGCAGCTCAAGGTCATGGGGCTGTCGCTCGACTGGGCGCGCGAGTTCGCCACCTGCGACGTCGACTACTACCACCGCCAGCAGATGCTGTTCCTCGATTTCGTCGAGAAGGGACTGGTCACGCGCAAATCCTCCAAGGTCAACTGGGACCCGGAGGACATGACCGTGCTCGCCAACGAGCAGGTCATCGACGGCCGCGGCTGGCGCTCGGGCGCGCTGGTCGAGCAGCGCGAACTGACGCAGTGGTTCTTCAAGATCACCGACTATGCGCAGGACCTGCTGGATTCGCTCGAAGGCCTCAACGAATGGCCGGAGAAGGTCAAGCTGATGCAGCACAACTGGATCGGCCGCTCGGAAGGGCTGCTGATCCGCTGGCCGCTGGCGGCCTCGGTCGCCGGCGAACATGAGCTGGAAGTCTACACGACCAGGCCGGACACCATCTTCGGCGCCTCCTTCATGGCGATCGCTGCCGATCATCCGCTGGCCAGGAAAGCCGCCGAGAACAATGTCGAGCTGGCAAAGTTCATCGACGAGGTGCGCCATATGGGCACCTCGGTAGCGGCGCTGGAGACGGCCGAGAAGAAGGGCTTCGACACCGGCATCCGCGTCGTCCATCCGTTCGACGAGAACTGGACGCTGCCGGTCTACGTCGCCAATTTCGTGCTGATGGAGTACGGCACCGGCGCCATTTTCGGCTGCCCGTCGGGCGACCAGCGCGACCTCGACTTCGCCAACAAATACGGCCTGCCGGTGATCCCGGTGGTGATGCCGGAAGATGGTGATCCGAAAACCTTCCAGATCATCGACGAGGCCTATGTCGACGACGGCGTGATGATCAATTCGCGCTTCCTCGACGGCATGAAGCCGCAGCGGGCGTTCGACGAGATCGCCAAGCTGCTGGAACAGAAGACGATCGGCAACCGGCCGATGGCGGAGCGCAAGGTGAATTTCCGCCTGCGCGACTGGGGCATTTCGCGGCAGCGCTACTGGGGTTGCCCGATCCCGATGATCCATTGCGAGGATTGCGGTGTGGTGCCGGTGCCGAAGGCCGATCTGCCGGTCAAGCTGCCCGACGACATCGAGTTCGATCGCCCGGGCAACCCGCTCGACCGCCACCCGACCTGGCGGCATGTGAAATGCCCGCAATGCGGCAAGGATGCGCGGCGCGAGACCGACACGATGGATACCTTCGTCGATTCGTCCTGGTATTTCGCCCGCTTCACGGCGCCCTGGGCGAACGAGCCGACCGAGCCCAAGGCGGCCGACGAGTGGCTGGCGGTCGACCAGTATATCGGCGGCATCGAGCACGCGATCCTGCATCTGCTCTATTCGCGCTTCTTCACCCGCGCCATGCGCGAGACCGGTCATCTCAATCTCGCCGAGCCGTTCAAGGGCCTGTTCACGCAAGGCATGGTGGTGCACGAGACCTACCGTGTCGGCAGTTCGTCGAACGGCCGCTGGCTGTCGCCTGGCGAGGTCCGGATCGAGGATGCCGACGGCAAGCGCCGCGCTATCGAGATCGCCACCGGAGACGAGGTCACCATCGGCGCGCTCGAGAAGATGTCGAAGTCGAAGAAGAACACGGTGAGCCCGGAAGAGATCACCGACGGCTACGGCGCCGACACCGCACGCTGGTTCATGCTGTCGGATTCGCCGCCGGAGCGCGACGTCGAATGGACGGACGAGGGCGCCGCCGGCGCGCATCGCTTCGTGCAGCGCGTCTGGCGGCTGGTGTCGATCGCGGCCGATTCACTGGCCGACGCGAAGCCGGCCGCGGCAAAGGAAGGCGAGGCCGGCGCCGTCTCCAAGGCCGCTCACAAGATCCTGAAGGCGATCGGCGAGGACATCGAGAAGCTCGGCTTCAACCGTGCCATCGCCCGCACCTACGAGCTCGCCAACGCGCTGACCACCCCGCTCAACGACGTCGCCGAGGGCAAAGCCGATGCGACGCTGAAGGCTGCCTGCCGCGAGGCGGTCGAGATCCTGGTGCACGTGATCGCACCGGTCATGCCGCATCTTGCGGAGGAGTGCTGGGAGACGCTCGGCGGCACAGAACTCGTCGCCGAACGGCCGTGGCCGACCTTCGATCCGGCGCTCGTCGTCGACAACGAAATCGTGCTGCCCGTGCAGGTCAACGGCAAGAAGCGCGGGGATTTGACAATTGCCCGCGACGCAGACCAAGGTGCCGTCGAAAAGGCGGTGCTGGCCCTCGACTTCGTGCAGAAGGCGCTGGAAGGCAAGGCACCGCGCAAAGTGATCATCGTCCCGCAAAGGATCGTCAATGTCGTTGCCTAA
- a CDS encoding acyltransferase family protein → MQPIDAERGFRPEIQGLRGLAVAPVVVYHLWPTMLPGGYVGVDVFFVISGYLITGMLAEMSRRDGRVSPIGFYSRRVRRLLPAATLVLLASLAGSLLFLSKARWEETANQILASAFYVENWRLAAIAVSYLDADSLPTPVQHYWSLSIEEQFYIVWPLLVIGVAWLSRRMGLSVQRSLTAALSLVFVASLIVSIVMTRLDAAQAYFVTQTRIWELALGGLLVLAQHRLRPGSRASRWLAVVGLAGILGSAALFSAATPFPGAAALLPTLATVCVILAGNRKDIRIRGLDSGILRFVGDRSYSIYLWHWPLLTFYLARGNSPTLAGGIGLALLTLVLSDLSYRYVEQRYRRARPGAWWKPLGYGTVAVLACALVSGGLLLALRAETIDTALIGTPSYPGPAALLWNAPAPADVELLPPLARLTRDVPVVYSSKCHQEGDSADPVGCSLGDPAGAKTIVLVGDSHAAQWVPALDRIAKDHDFRLVSFTKSACPFSRVTIGKDKPYPACAEWREKVLVEIVKLKPYLVFTSQSNYGAVPQGEMIEGLRSLWDRITRTGARIVAIRNTPHVKFDPSDCLSVTPAKCSTRRSEGTPSDVLVVAAKAENNSSVTAVDMIDAICGPDLCPAVVGNVIVWRDHHHLTATYSLALAPYLAQKAGL, encoded by the coding sequence TTGCAGCCGATAGACGCGGAGCGTGGATTTCGGCCGGAGATACAGGGGCTGCGCGGCCTGGCCGTCGCCCCGGTCGTCGTTTACCACCTGTGGCCGACGATGCTTCCCGGCGGATATGTCGGCGTCGACGTCTTTTTCGTCATCTCGGGCTATCTGATCACCGGCATGCTGGCTGAGATGTCGAGGCGCGACGGCCGCGTGTCCCCGATCGGCTTCTACTCAAGGCGCGTGCGGCGGCTTCTGCCGGCCGCAACGCTTGTCCTGCTCGCATCGCTGGCTGGCAGCTTGCTGTTCCTCTCCAAGGCGCGCTGGGAGGAAACCGCCAACCAGATCCTCGCCAGCGCGTTCTATGTCGAGAACTGGCGCCTCGCGGCGATCGCGGTCAGCTATCTCGACGCCGACAGCCTGCCGACCCCGGTGCAGCACTATTGGTCGCTGTCCATAGAAGAGCAGTTCTACATCGTCTGGCCACTGCTGGTGATCGGTGTGGCCTGGCTGTCGCGCCGCATGGGGCTCTCTGTCCAGCGTTCGCTGACCGCAGCGTTGTCGCTCGTCTTTGTCGCATCGCTGATCGTGTCGATCGTCATGACAAGGCTGGACGCCGCCCAGGCCTATTTCGTCACGCAGACGCGCATCTGGGAGTTGGCGCTGGGAGGCCTGCTGGTTCTCGCCCAGCACCGGCTTCGACCAGGCAGCCGTGCAAGCCGCTGGCTTGCCGTCGTGGGCCTGGCCGGAATTCTCGGATCGGCCGCTTTGTTTTCCGCGGCAACGCCGTTCCCCGGCGCGGCTGCCCTGCTGCCGACGCTCGCCACCGTTTGCGTCATCCTGGCCGGCAATCGCAAAGACATCCGGATTCGGGGACTTGATTCAGGCATCCTTCGCTTCGTCGGCGACCGCTCCTATTCCATCTATCTCTGGCACTGGCCGCTGCTGACCTTCTACCTGGCGCGGGGCAATTCACCGACATTGGCCGGCGGCATTGGTCTCGCGCTGTTGACCCTCGTGCTGTCCGACCTTTCCTATCGATATGTGGAGCAGCGCTATCGCCGCGCCCGGCCGGGCGCGTGGTGGAAACCGCTCGGCTACGGCACCGTCGCAGTGCTCGCCTGCGCCCTCGTCTCAGGCGGTCTGCTTCTTGCCCTCAGGGCAGAAACCATCGACACCGCCTTGATCGGAACGCCGTCCTATCCTGGACCCGCCGCCCTGCTCTGGAACGCACCGGCTCCGGCCGATGTCGAGCTTCTTCCGCCCTTGGCGAGGCTCACGCGGGACGTGCCGGTGGTCTATTCTTCGAAGTGCCATCAGGAAGGCGACAGCGCCGATCCGGTCGGATGTTCTCTGGGCGATCCCGCTGGTGCAAAGACCATCGTCCTCGTCGGCGATTCGCACGCCGCGCAATGGGTGCCGGCGCTCGACAGGATCGCCAAAGACCACGATTTCAGGCTGGTCAGCTTCACGAAATCGGCCTGCCCGTTCAGCCGTGTCACCATCGGAAAGGACAAGCCTTACCCTGCCTGCGCCGAATGGCGTGAAAAGGTGCTGGTCGAGATCGTCAAACTCAAGCCCTATCTGGTGTTCACCAGCCAGTCGAACTACGGCGCCGTTCCCCAAGGCGAGATGATCGAGGGCTTGCGCAGCCTGTGGGACAGGATCACCCGGACGGGTGCGCGTATCGTCGCCATCCGCAACACGCCCCATGTGAAGTTCGACCCTTCCGACTGCCTGAGCGTGACCCCGGCGAAATGCTCCACCAGGCGCAGCGAGGGGACGCCGAGCGATGTGCTGGTCGTGGCCGCGAAGGCTGAAAACAACAGCAGCGTTACCGCCGTGGACATGATCGATGCCATATGCGGGCCGGACCTATGTCCCGCAGTCGTCGGCAATGTCATCGTCTGGCGCGATCACCATCATCTGACGGCCACCTATTCGCTGGCGCTGGCTCCCTATCTGGCGCAGAAGGCCGGGCTCTGA
- a CDS encoding aspartate/glutamate racemase family protein yields the protein MKTLGLLGGMSWESTAIYYRLLNEIVRERLGGLHSAKLLLWSFDFAEIAERQHAGDWEGAGALLTEAARGLQAAGAQGLVICTNTMHKLADTVQAAVTIPLIHIADATARAVVDAGVKRPALLATRFTMEQDFYKGRLADRYGLQPVVPGQAGRDLVHRVIYDELCQGVVSSGSKAAYVEEVARMRRDDKIDGLIMGCTEITMLIAQDDFDIPVFDTTRIHAEAAVEFALG from the coding sequence ATGAAAACCCTCGGCCTGCTCGGCGGCATGAGCTGGGAATCGACAGCAATCTACTATCGCCTGCTGAACGAAATCGTGCGCGAGCGCCTCGGCGGGCTGCATTCGGCGAAGCTCTTGTTGTGGTCGTTCGATTTCGCCGAGATCGCAGAGCGGCAGCATGCGGGCGATTGGGAAGGCGCAGGCGCCCTTCTGACGGAAGCCGCACGCGGGCTGCAGGCGGCCGGGGCTCAGGGCTTGGTGATCTGCACCAACACCATGCACAAGCTCGCCGACACGGTGCAGGCGGCCGTAACGATCCCGCTGATCCATATCGCCGACGCTACGGCTCGGGCCGTTGTCGATGCGGGTGTGAAGCGCCCCGCGCTGCTCGCGACACGCTTCACCATGGAGCAGGATTTTTATAAGGGACGGCTGGCAGACCGGTATGGCCTGCAGCCGGTGGTGCCGGGTCAGGCGGGCCGCGACCTGGTGCACAGGGTGATCTATGACGAGCTTTGCCAAGGCGTCGTGAGCAGCGGTTCGAAAGCGGCCTATGTCGAGGAAGTCGCCCGCATGCGGCGCGATGACAAAATCGACGGCCTCATCATGGGCTGCACCGAGATCACCATGCTGATCGCCCAGGATGATTTCGACATCCCGGTTTTCGACACAACGCGCATCCATGCCGAGGCCGCGGTCGAATTCGCGCTCGGCTAA
- the fsa gene encoding fructose-6-phosphate aldolase, giving the protein MKFFVDTADIKEIKELHDLGLVDGVTTNPSLILKSGGKISEVTKQICDIVEGPVSAEVVATEFKDMMAEAEVLAKIAPNVAIKVPLTLDGLKACKTIRTEMNRMVNVTLCFSANQALLAAKAGASFISPFVGRIDDTGSDGMELISEIRTIYDNYDFKTEILTASVRTVNHVKQAALIGADVITAPPATLRALVSHPLTDKGLAAFIADWAKTGQKIG; this is encoded by the coding sequence ATGAAGTTTTTTGTCGATACCGCTGACATCAAGGAAATCAAGGAGCTGCACGATCTGGGTCTGGTCGATGGCGTCACCACCAACCCTTCGCTGATCCTGAAATCGGGCGGCAAGATTTCCGAAGTCACCAAGCAGATCTGCGACATCGTCGAAGGCCCGGTCTCGGCCGAGGTCGTGGCGACCGAGTTCAAGGACATGATGGCCGAGGCCGAGGTGCTGGCCAAGATCGCGCCGAATGTCGCCATCAAGGTGCCGCTGACGCTGGACGGGCTGAAAGCCTGCAAGACCATCCGCACCGAGATGAACCGCATGGTCAATGTGACGCTATGCTTCTCGGCCAATCAGGCGCTGCTCGCCGCCAAGGCCGGCGCCTCCTTCATCTCGCCTTTCGTCGGCCGCATCGACGACACCGGTTCGGACGGCATGGAGCTGATCTCCGAGATCCGCACCATCTATGACAACTACGACTTCAAGACCGAGATCCTGACCGCTTCGGTGCGCACGGTGAACCACGTCAAGCAGGCGGCGCTCATCGGCGCCGATGTGATCACCGCGCCGCCGGCGACGCTGAGAGCGCTGGTCAGCCATCCCTTGACCGACAAGGGACTTGCCGCCTTCATCGCCGACTGGGCCAAGACCGGCCAGAAGATCGGCTGA
- the lptE gene encoding LPS assembly lipoprotein LptE, translating into MSLPKTEVTRWLSRMALCGLVASTALVSACTVRPLYSNAPLVAGSDAGTASALSSIAIKPVSTRYAQQVRNYLIFAFGQNANEPSNPVYTLDLGVSELVESAALVQVQTDEDEPTAGTVTLTANYVLRDTATNTVISVGKRSIPSSFDRPRQEYAAYRAQIDAENRAARELADLLRLAIAQDLIRHGKKA; encoded by the coding sequence ATGTCGTTGCCTAAGACGGAAGTGACGCGTTGGCTGAGCCGCATGGCGCTTTGCGGTCTGGTCGCCTCGACCGCCCTGGTCTCGGCCTGCACGGTGCGGCCGCTCTACTCCAACGCGCCCCTGGTCGCGGGTTCGGACGCCGGCACGGCCTCGGCGCTGTCGTCGATCGCGATCAAGCCGGTCAGCACGCGCTATGCCCAGCAGGTGCGCAACTACCTGATCTTCGCCTTCGGCCAGAACGCCAACGAGCCGTCGAACCCGGTCTACACGCTCGATCTCGGCGTCAGCGAACTGGTCGAGTCGGCCGCATTGGTGCAGGTTCAGACCGACGAGGACGAGCCGACGGCCGGCACAGTGACGCTGACCGCCAACTATGTGCTGAGGGACACGGCGACCAATACGGTGATCTCGGTCGGCAAACGTTCGATCCCGTCTTCCTTCGACAGGCCGCGCCAGGAGTATGCGGCCTACCGGGCGCAGATCGACGCCGAGAACCGCGCCGCGCGCGAACTTGCCGATCTTTTGCGCCTGGCCATTGCCCAGGATCTGATCAGGCACGGCAAGAAAGCCTAG
- a CDS encoding primosomal protein N', translating to MMEDSPFVAAAPVLVPMPAERPYTYAVPAGMRVVPGSIVRVPLGPRQVAGIVWDAVVETVDAKKLRPIEEVFDCPPIDKGMRRFVDWIAQYTLSAPGMVARMLLRAPEAFDPEPWIEGLQRTLAQPDRLTDARRRVLETAEGGLAWTRSGLAHAAGVSSTVIDGLRAQGVFETVMIPPRPVVAAPDPCHAVPALMPDQKAAAEKLRAAIAADAFNVTLLDGVTGSGKTEVYFEAVAAALGKDKQVLILLPEIALTHAFLERFQDRFGAKPAEWHSDLPPRMRERVWRQVAEGGVRVVAGARSALFLPFKQLGLIVVDEEHDPAYKQEDRVFYNARDMAVVRGHISGFPVVLASATPSVESRVNASQGRYSRAVLSARFAEAALPDLKSIDMRRAPPARGGFLSPILLGHMQRTLERQEQSLLFLNRRGYAPLTLCRGCGHRFGCPVCSAWLVEHRFRGQLVCHHCGHNERRPEACPECGTLDHLVACGPGVERIAEEVVAHFPEARTIVLSSDLLGGVRRLRLELEAVANGEADIVIGTQLVAKGHNFPGMTLVGVVDADLGLANGDPRAAERTFQLLSQVTGRAGRTGKKSLGLLQTYQPDHPVMRAIVSGDSEAFYEREIAERERAALPPFGRLAGIIVSAATRGEAETHARGLRRAAPQASDLFVLGPAEAPLSLIGGRHRFRLLVQGERRADMQGFIRAMLAEGPKVRGSVRVQVDIDPQSFL from the coding sequence ATGATGGAAGATTCGCCTTTTGTAGCGGCCGCACCCGTGCTGGTGCCGATGCCGGCCGAACGGCCCTACACCTATGCCGTGCCGGCCGGCATGCGCGTGGTGCCGGGTTCGATCGTGCGCGTGCCGCTGGGGCCCAGGCAGGTGGCGGGCATCGTCTGGGACGCCGTCGTCGAGACCGTCGATGCGAAGAAGTTGCGGCCGATCGAGGAAGTCTTCGACTGTCCGCCGATCGACAAGGGCATGCGCCGTTTCGTCGACTGGATCGCGCAATACACGCTGTCGGCCCCCGGCATGGTGGCGCGCATGCTGCTGAGGGCGCCTGAAGCCTTCGATCCGGAGCCCTGGATCGAAGGGCTGCAGCGCACCTTGGCCCAACCCGACCGCCTGACCGACGCCCGTCGGCGGGTGCTGGAGACGGCCGAAGGCGGACTTGCCTGGACGCGCTCGGGGCTGGCGCATGCGGCGGGCGTCTCCTCGACCGTCATCGACGGCTTGAGAGCGCAAGGCGTGTTCGAGACAGTGATGATCCCGCCGCGACCGGTGGTGGCGGCGCCCGATCCCTGCCATGCCGTGCCGGCGCTTATGCCGGACCAGAAGGCCGCCGCCGAGAAGCTGCGCGCGGCGATCGCGGCCGATGCCTTCAACGTCACCCTGCTCGACGGCGTCACCGGCTCGGGCAAGACGGAAGTCTATTTCGAGGCGGTGGCCGCAGCCCTCGGCAAGGACAAGCAGGTGCTGATCCTCTTGCCGGAAATCGCGCTGACGCATGCCTTCCTCGAACGCTTCCAGGACCGCTTCGGCGCCAAGCCGGCGGAATGGCATTCCGACCTGCCGCCGAGGATGCGCGAACGCGTCTGGCGGCAGGTGGCGGAAGGCGGCGTGCGCGTCGTCGCCGGAGCGCGCTCGGCGCTGTTCCTGCCGTTCAAGCAGCTCGGCCTGATCGTCGTCGACGAGGAGCACGACCCGGCCTACAAGCAGGAGGACCGCGTCTTCTACAATGCCCGCGACATGGCGGTGGTGCGCGGGCATATCAGCGGCTTTCCGGTGGTGCTTGCCTCTGCCACGCCATCGGTCGAGAGCCGCGTCAATGCCAGTCAGGGCCGCTACAGCAGGGCGGTGCTGTCGGCGCGCTTCGCCGAGGCAGCGCTCCCCGACCTGAAGTCGATCGACATGCGGCGTGCGCCTCCGGCGCGCGGCGGCTTCCTGTCGCCGATCCTGCTGGGACACATGCAGCGCACGCTGGAGAGACAAGAACAGTCGCTGCTCTTCCTCAACCGGCGCGGCTATGCGCCGCTGACGCTTTGCCGCGGCTGCGGCCATCGCTTCGGCTGCCCGGTCTGCTCGGCCTGGCTGGTCGAGCACCGCTTTCGCGGCCAGCTCGTCTGCCATCACTGCGGCCACAATGAGCGGCGGCCCGAAGCCTGCCCCGAATGCGGCACGCTCGATCATCTGGTCGCCTGCGGGCCGGGCGTGGAGCGCATCGCCGAAGAAGTTGTGGCGCATTTTCCCGAGGCGCGAACTATCGTGCTTTCGTCAGACCTTCTGGGCGGCGTGCGCCGGCTGCGGCTCGAGCTGGAGGCGGTCGCCAATGGCGAGGCCGACATCGTCATCGGCACCCAACTCGTCGCCAAGGGACATAATTTTCCGGGCATGACGCTGGTCGGCGTGGTCGACGCCGATCTCGGCCTCGCCAACGGCGACCCGCGCGCCGCCGAGCGCACCTTCCAGTTGCTCAGCCAGGTGACGGGGCGCGCCGGCCGCACCGGCAAGAAGAGCCTCGGCCTGCTGCAGACTTACCAGCCGGACCATCCGGTGATGCGGGCCATCGTCTCCGGCGATTCGGAAGCATTCTACGAGCGCGAGATCGCCGAGCGCGAGCGGGCGGCATTGCCGCCGTTCGGACGTCTGGCCGGCATCATCGTCAGCGCGGCGACTCGGGGTGAAGCCGAAACCCATGCGCGTGGCCTGAGGCGCGCGGCGCCCCAAGCCTCCGATCTCTTCGTGCTCGGGCCGGCCGAGGCGCCGCTGTCGCTGATCGGCGGCCGTCACCGCTTCCGTCTGCTCGTTCAAGGCGAGCGGCGCGCGGACATGCAGGGCTTCATACGCGCCATGCTGGCGGAAGGGCCGAAGGTGAGGGGCTCGGTGAGGGTGCAGGTCGATATCGACCCGCAAAGTTTTCTGTGA
- a CDS encoding DUF4345 family protein: MEFAFPWPASQGEWLAWSSAVATLLIGLMLFLAPNLAFRILRLQAKPEKAAAIAEGRGRMSGFYLGVSLCCILLAQPLLYMALGFSWLFTAFGRLLSMMSDSANTPFNWASIVVELALAALPLAFAFGFVP, encoded by the coding sequence ATGGAATTCGCTTTTCCATGGCCGGCAAGCCAGGGCGAGTGGCTGGCCTGGTCGAGCGCCGTCGCGACCCTGCTCATCGGCCTGATGCTGTTCCTGGCGCCGAACCTTGCTTTCCGCATCCTGCGTCTGCAGGCCAAGCCGGAGAAGGCGGCAGCCATCGCCGAAGGACGGGGCCGCATGTCGGGCTTCTATCTCGGCGTCAGCCTGTGCTGCATTCTGCTGGCGCAGCCGTTGCTCTACATGGCGCTCGGCTTCTCCTGGCTGTTCACCGCTTTCGGCCGGCTGCTGTCGATGATGTCGGACAGTGCCAACACGCCGTTCAACTGGGCGTCCATCGTCGTGGAACTGGCGCTGGCGGCCCTGCCGCTCGCCTTCGCCTTCGGCTTCGTGCCTTGA